In Mastigocladopsis repens PCC 10914, a single window of DNA contains:
- a CDS encoding CHAT domain-containing protein: MVKGQTTQPQKILILAAIPHGLRLDKEIREVEECIRRAVRRDMFDVDIRTAVRPQDIRRAIAEEKPQIVHFCGHGLEDGSLLLEDDEGQNKAVPPEGLASLFELHADYVNCILLNACHSVKSAEAISKYVNYAIGMNQQIQDQSAIQFAQGFYDGLGYATLKIQDVFQRAFQEGLVAIKLENLSQAEIPVIKTRINIDKPHKPMDISLLVKFLTPCLPFLLNVGNKAVEGASQKLGEDVWRKGTVIWGKLQPKVEGKAATLEAAKDVANDPEDEDLQTALRVQLKKILEREPTLAAEIAQILSEKSTTEAGGDNTQQYVSGTGNQAIGKMEGNAKAIGKVHGNVNM, translated from the coding sequence ATGGTTAAGGGACAAACTACTCAGCCACAAAAAATCTTGATTCTGGCAGCAATTCCCCACGGTTTGCGCTTGGATAAAGAAATTAGGGAAGTTGAAGAATGTATCCGACGTGCCGTAAGGCGGGATATGTTTGATGTTGATATTAGGACTGCTGTTAGACCCCAGGATATTCGCAGGGCGATCGCAGAAGAAAAACCCCAAATTGTCCATTTCTGCGGACACGGTTTAGAAGATGGAAGTTTGCTGTTAGAAGATGATGAGGGACAAAACAAAGCTGTGCCACCAGAAGGGCTGGCATCGCTGTTTGAGTTACACGCGGATTATGTAAACTGTATTCTATTAAATGCTTGTCACTCAGTCAAATCTGCTGAGGCAATTAGTAAATATGTTAATTATGCCATTGGCATGAACCAGCAGATTCAGGATCAATCGGCAATCCAGTTCGCTCAAGGTTTTTATGATGGATTGGGTTACGCAACTTTGAAAATTCAAGATGTATTTCAAAGAGCCTTTCAGGAAGGTTTAGTGGCGATTAAACTAGAAAACCTTTCCCAAGCCGAGATTCCAGTTATTAAAACAAGAATAAATATAGATAAACCACATAAACCAATGGATATTTCGTTACTAGTGAAATTTTTAACGCCCTGTCTGCCATTTCTACTGAATGTGGGCAATAAGGCGGTGGAAGGTGCATCCCAGAAGCTTGGTGAGGATGTTTGGCGAAAGGGGACAGTTATTTGGGGTAAATTGCAACCAAAGGTAGAAGGTAAAGCAGCGACTTTGGAAGCAGCTAAGGATGTAGCAAATGACCCAGAAGATGAAGATTTACAAACTGCATTGCGGGTACAACTGAAGAAAATTTTAGAAAGGGAACCCACACTGGCAGCAGAAATTGCTCAAATTCTATCAGAAAAATCCACTACAGAGGCTGGTGGTGATAATACTCAGCAATATGTCAGTGGAACTGGCAACCAAGCGATCGGAAAAATGGAGGGTAATGCCAAGGCAATTGGTAAAGTACACGGCAACGTAAATATGTAA
- a CDS encoding nSTAND1 domain-containing NTPase, whose protein sequence is MSTEPKTQPKQPSSEIQQVLGGNKNQSIGKMNGGTAFGTVEGSISIIYNYYYREDTQVVPVESTEVADDNLPCPYRGLFHFSPNDAEFFFGREVCTGELFAATQTCNFIPVLGASGSGKSSIVLAGLVPKLQNEGHWLFTHFRPDSDPFHALALALVPLYTPHLDHTDKIIQARKLSKALGEGQIPLADVFAQIHQNHPTDRVLLIADQFEEIYTLCTDQKIRLSFLDNLLASFPSCPSQSQHKRVLVATMRADFLGNALLYPPFGDLLKTDIKLIRSMNCEELEQVIVKPAEKLGVTFQEGLVKRILDDVDSEPGNLPLLEFALTELWKRRKGKELTHAGYEDIGEVKGALARHADEKYGNLTDDEKEKVRRIFIQLVHPGEGTEDTRRLATKAELGEASWRLVKQLADARLVVTSCNAEDQETVEVVHEALIRNWSELRQWMDTDRSFRAWQDRLRGGIDLWKQTQRDEGALLRGVALADAEEKLKQRREDLCEEEQEFIQASVALRDREQKEQERIRWSEEINQINTLAQVSDGFLYLDRRKAVKSSVMAAEKMLALLSVGANVDANTRTQVELALLNTIHNVAAPNTLGGHANSVNGVSFSPDGKMLASASDDHTVKLWDTSTGQEIKTLTGHTNWIWGVSFSPDGKMLASASKDKTVKLWDTSTDTEIKTLSGHTKEVHRISFSPNGKMLASASADYTVKLWETCTGTEIKTLTGHTSEVWGVSFSPDGKMLASASHDKTVKLWDTSTSKEIKTLTGHTSQVWEVHFSPDSKMLASASADNTVKLWDTSTGTEIKTLTGHTQGVGWVSFSPDSKMLASASADNTVKLWDTSTGKEIQTLTGHTNWVWGVSFSPDGKMLASASDDHTVKLWNTSTGTEIKTLTGHTERVKWVSFNPNGKMLASASDDKTVKLWNTSTGKEIQTLTGHRDAVWGVSFSPDCKMLASASADNTVKLWDTSTGTEIKTLTGHRDAVRGVSFSPDGKMLASASADDTVKLWDTSTDKEIKTLAEHTKEVNRISFSPDGKMLASASADNTVKLWDTSTGKEIKTLTGHIEGVLGVSFSPDGKMLASASADNTVKLWRWDFEYLLKEGRNFMREYFKTNPPDNESDKHLCDGVGIPASVNIQAELNALCEILAKLETSDRRKIDNAFEDAQDELNKPQPDKNEVGKALDRAFDYAKKAEGFASMIAKLQPHITNITAWLGDNWQLDFGQSFLL, encoded by the coding sequence ATGTCAACTGAGCCAAAAACTCAACCGAAACAGCCTTCAAGTGAAATTCAACAGGTTTTAGGAGGTAATAAAAACCAATCTATTGGAAAGATGAACGGCGGTACTGCATTTGGTACAGTCGAAGGTAGTATATCAATAATATACAACTACTATTACCGTGAAGATACTCAGGTAGTACCTGTTGAATCTACTGAAGTTGCTGATGACAATCTTCCTTGTCCTTATCGCGGTTTGTTTCACTTTAGTCCCAATGATGCAGAGTTTTTCTTTGGACGTGAGGTATGTACAGGAGAACTTTTCGCAGCGACTCAAACCTGTAATTTTATACCCGTTTTGGGTGCTTCTGGAAGTGGTAAATCTTCGATAGTTCTGGCGGGATTAGTGCCCAAACTTCAAAATGAAGGTCACTGGCTATTTACTCACTTCCGTCCCGATTCAGATCCTTTCCATGCTCTAGCGTTGGCGCTAGTTCCCCTTTATACCCCCCATCTGGATCATACTGATAAGATAATCCAAGCTCGTAAATTGTCAAAAGCTCTTGGCGAGGGTCAAATTCCTCTAGCTGATGTATTTGCCCAGATTCACCAAAATCATCCAACAGATCGGGTGTTGCTAATTGCCGATCAATTTGAAGAAATTTACACTCTATGCACGGATCAGAAAATTCGCCTTAGTTTCCTGGATAATTTATTAGCTAGCTTTCCATCTTGCCCTTCTCAATCACAACACAAGCGTGTACTAGTTGCAACAATGCGGGCAGATTTCTTGGGAAATGCTCTGTTATATCCCCCTTTTGGGGATCTATTGAAAACTGATATCAAGCTTATCAGGTCGATGAATTGTGAAGAACTTGAGCAGGTAATTGTTAAGCCTGCTGAGAAGTTGGGGGTAACTTTTCAAGAGGGACTGGTAAAACGCATTTTGGATGATGTAGATTCAGAACCCGGTAATTTACCTCTGTTGGAGTTTGCATTAACGGAATTGTGGAAACGGCGAAAGGGAAAAGAGTTAACTCATGCAGGTTATGAGGATATTGGTGAAGTAAAAGGTGCCCTAGCTCGCCATGCTGATGAAAAATATGGCAACTTAACAGATGACGAGAAGGAAAAAGTACGGCGAATTTTCATCCAATTGGTGCATCCAGGGGAAGGAACGGAAGATACGCGGCGATTGGCGACGAAAGCCGAATTGGGTGAAGCAAGCTGGAGATTGGTGAAACAATTGGCGGATGCGCGATTAGTAGTTACTAGTTGTAATGCTGAGGATCAAGAAACAGTGGAGGTTGTCCATGAAGCACTGATTCGCAATTGGAGTGAATTACGACAATGGATGGACACAGACCGTAGTTTTCGTGCTTGGCAAGATCGGTTGCGGGGAGGAATCGATCTATGGAAACAGACGCAGCGAGATGAAGGGGCATTGTTGCGGGGTGTAGCGTTGGCGGATGCGGAAGAAAAGCTGAAACAACGCCGAGAGGATCTGTGCGAAGAGGAGCAAGAATTTATCCAAGCTAGTGTAGCACTGCGCGATCGCGAACAAAAGGAGCAAGAACGCATAAGGTGGAGTGAGGAAATTAATCAAATTAATACCCTAGCTCAAGTTTCGGATGGATTTTTGTACTTAGATCGCCGGAAAGCTGTCAAATCAAGTGTAATGGCTGCTGAAAAAATGCTTGCTTTACTCTCGGTAGGTGCAAATGTAGATGCAAATACCCGCACTCAGGTAGAACTGGCGTTATTAAATACAATTCACAATGTTGCCGCACCCAACACTTTGGGAGGACACGCAAACTCGGTTAATGGGGTCAGCTTCAGCCCCGATGGTAAAATGCTGGCTTCTGCAAGCGATGACCACACGGTGAAACTGTGGGATACCTCCACCGGACAAGAAATAAAAACCCTTACTGGGCATACAAACTGGATTTGGGGGGTCAGTTTCAGCCCCGATGGGAAAATGCTGGCTTCTGCCAGTAAAGACAAGACGGTGAAACTGTGGGATACCTCCACCGACACAGAAATTAAAACCCTGAGTGGGCATACAAAGGAGGTTCATAGGATCAGCTTCAGCCCCAATGGCAAAATGCTGGCGTCTGCAAGTGCTGACTACACAGTGAAACTGTGGGAAACTTGCACCGGCACAGAAATTAAAACCCTTACTGGGCATACAAGCGAGGTTTGGGGGGTCAGCTTCAGCCCCGATGGTAAAATGCTGGCTTCTGCGAGTCATGACAAGACGGTGAAACTGTGGGATACCTCCACCAGCAAAGAAATTAAAACCCTTACTGGGCATACAAGCCAGGTTTGGGAAGTCCACTTCAGCCCCGATAGTAAAATGCTGGCTTCTGCAAGTGCTGACAATACGGTAAAACTATGGGATACCTCCACCGGCACAGAAATTAAAACCCTAACTGGGCATACACAAGGGGTTGGGTGGGTCAGCTTCAGCCCCGATAGTAAAATGCTGGCTTCTGCAAGTGCTGACAACACAGTAAAACTGTGGGATACTTCCACCGGCAAAGAAATTCAAACCCTAACTGGACATACAAACTGGGTTTGGGGGGTCAGCTTCAGCCCCGATGGTAAAATGCTGGCTTCTGCGAGCGATGACCACACGGTGAAACTGTGGAATACCTCCACCGGCACAGAAATTAAAACCCTTACTGGGCATACAGAAAGGGTTAAGTGGGTTAGCTTCAACCCCAATGGTAAAATGCTGGCTTCTGCGAGTGATGACAAGACGGTGAAACTGTGGAATACCTCTACCGGCAAAGAAATTCAAACCCTGACTGGGCATAGAGATGCGGTTTGGGGGGTCAGCTTCAGCCCCGATTGCAAAATGCTGGCTTCTGCAAGTGCTGACAATACGGTAAAACTATGGGATACCTCCACCGGCACAGAAATTAAAACCCTTACTGGGCATAGAGATGCGGTTCGGGGGGTCAGCTTCAGCCCCGATGGTAAAATGCTGGCTTCTGCAAGTGCTGACGACACGGTAAAACTGTGGGATACCTCCACCGACAAAGAAATTAAAACCCTTGCTGAGCATACAAAGGAGGTTAATAGGATCAGCTTCAGCCCTGATGGCAAAATGCTGGCTTCTGCAAGTGCTGACAACACGGTGAAACTGTGGGATACCTCCACTGGCAAAGAAATTAAAACCCTAACTGGGCATATAGAAGGGGTTTTGGGGGTCAGCTTCAGCCCCGATGGTAAAATGCTGGCTTCTGCAAGTGCTGACAACACAGTGAAACTATGGAGATGGGATTTTGAGTATTTACTCAAGGAAGGGCGCAATTTTATGCGCGAGTACTTTAAAACCAATCCCCCTGATAATGAAAGCGATAAGCATCTGTGCGACGGTGTAGGCATTCCTGCAAGCGTCAATATACAAGCAGAACTCAACGCCTTATGTGAGATCCTAGCGAAGTTAGAAACCTCAGACCGTCGTAAAATTGACAATGCCTTTGAAGATGCCCAGGACGAGCTAAATAAGCCACAACCAGATAAAAACGAGGTGGGTAAGGCATTAGATCGAGCTTTTGACTATGCAAAGAAAGCCGAAGGGTTTGCTTCTATGATCGCAAAACTTCAGCCACATATCACTAACATTACTGCTTGGCTAGGTGATAATTGGCAATTGGACTTTGGACAAAGCTTTCTTCTTTAG
- the trpS gene encoding tryptophan--tRNA ligase gives MSKKRVLSGVQPTGNLHLGNYLGAIRNWVEGQSQYDNYLFIADLHAITVPQEPADLAANSYTLAALYLACGLDLNNSTIFIQSHVSAHSELTWLLNCITPLNWLEDMIQFKEKALKQGENVNVGLLDYPVLMASDILLYKPDKVPVGEDQKQHLELTRDIVNRFNHLFAKPDQPVLKLPEPMIRKEGARVMSLTDGTKKMSKSDPSEMSRINLLDSPDEITRKIKRCKTDAIRGLEFDNPERPESNNLLTLYMLLSGKTKQEVATECQDMGWGQFKPLFTDTVIAALKPIQDKYQAVMDDKGYLESVLRHGKHKAEAIANQTLAEVKAAMGYSVPL, from the coding sequence ATGAGCAAAAAACGAGTTCTTTCTGGAGTTCAACCAACTGGCAATTTACATTTGGGCAACTACTTAGGTGCTATTCGCAACTGGGTAGAAGGTCAAAGCCAGTATGATAATTACCTCTTTATAGCTGATTTGCACGCCATTACCGTGCCACAAGAGCCAGCGGATCTGGCAGCCAATAGTTACACCTTAGCTGCTCTATATCTGGCATGTGGGCTTGATTTAAACAACTCCACTATCTTTATACAATCTCACGTTTCTGCCCACAGTGAACTCACTTGGTTGCTCAACTGCATCACACCCCTCAATTGGCTGGAAGACATGATCCAGTTTAAGGAAAAGGCACTCAAGCAAGGAGAAAATGTGAATGTTGGCTTGTTGGACTACCCAGTACTCATGGCATCTGATATTTTGCTCTACAAACCAGATAAAGTCCCAGTCGGTGAAGACCAAAAGCAACATTTGGAGTTGACACGAGATATTGTCAATAGGTTTAATCACTTATTTGCCAAACCAGATCAGCCAGTGCTGAAGTTACCAGAACCGATGATTCGCAAGGAAGGCGCAAGGGTGATGAGTTTGACAGATGGAACTAAGAAAATGTCGAAGTCTGATCCATCAGAGATGAGCCGAATAAATTTACTAGATTCACCTGATGAGATTACAAGAAAGATTAAGCGCTGTAAAACCGATGCAATTCGTGGTTTGGAATTTGACAATCCAGAGCGTCCTGAAAGTAACAATTTATTAACATTGTATATGTTGCTTTCCGGCAAGACAAAGCAAGAGGTAGCGACTGAGTGTCAGGATATGGGATGGGGGCAATTTAAGCCTTTGTTTACGGACACAGTGATTGCAGCCCTTAAACCTATCCAAGACAAATATCAGGCCGTGATGGATGACAAAGGCTATCTAGAGTCAGTGTTGCGACATGGAAAGCACAAAGCAGAGGCGATCGCCAATCAAACTCTCGCCGAAGTAAAAGCCGCCATGGGCTACTCAGTACCACTGTAG